A part of Pararoseomonas sp. SCSIO 73927 genomic DNA contains:
- a CDS encoding ABC transporter ATP-binding protein, with product MSEPLVHVRDLNVRFVSRDATVHAVNGVSFDLAERESLCILGESGSGKSVTLRALMALNPPRRTKLSGTVRVGGHDIIAASERRMADIRGSTVSMIFQEPMTALDPVFTIGRQVAETVVRHEGISRSAADARALELLELVQIPSAKRRLAAYPHELSGGLRQRAMIAIALSCRPKLLLADEPTTALDATVQIQILLLLRRLQQEMGMGVIFVTHDLGVAGEIADRVAVMYAGKFIEEGPVRGLMRNPLHPYAQGLLGATVHAGMRGERLTTIPGAPPNLERVPQGCAFAPRCAHVREECLPKVPDFRSPVPGHAARCVLVPDAMSQAA from the coding sequence ATGAGCGAGCCCCTCGTCCATGTGCGGGACCTGAACGTCCGCTTCGTCTCGCGCGACGCCACCGTGCACGCCGTCAATGGCGTGTCCTTCGACCTCGCCGAACGGGAGTCCCTCTGCATCCTCGGGGAGAGCGGGTCGGGCAAATCCGTCACGCTCCGCGCCCTCATGGCGCTGAACCCGCCGCGCCGCACGAAGCTCTCCGGCACGGTGCGCGTCGGCGGGCACGACATCATCGCCGCCTCCGAGCGGAGGATGGCGGATATCCGCGGCAGCACCGTCTCCATGATCTTCCAGGAGCCGATGACGGCGCTGGACCCAGTCTTCACCATCGGCCGCCAGGTCGCGGAAACGGTAGTGCGGCATGAGGGCATCTCCCGCTCCGCTGCCGATGCGCGGGCGCTGGAACTGTTGGAGCTGGTGCAGATTCCCAGCGCCAAGCGGCGGCTCGCCGCCTACCCGCACGAGCTCTCCGGCGGGCTGCGCCAGCGCGCCATGATCGCCATCGCGCTCTCCTGCCGGCCGAAGCTGCTGCTGGCGGATGAGCCAACGACGGCGCTGGACGCCACCGTGCAGATCCAGATCCTGCTGCTGCTGCGCCGCCTGCAGCAGGAGATGGGCATGGGCGTGATCTTCGTGACCCACGACCTCGGCGTCGCCGGCGAGATCGCGGACCGCGTGGCCGTGATGTACGCCGGCAAGTTCATCGAGGAGGGCCCGGTGCGCGGCCTGATGCGGAACCCGCTGCACCCCTATGCACAGGGCCTGCTCGGCGCCACCGTCCACGCGGGAATGCGCGGCGAGCGGCTGACCACCATCCCCGGCGCCCCGCCCAACCTGGAGCGCGTGCCCCAGGGCTGCGCCTTCGCCCCCCGCTGCGCCCATGTGCGGGAGGAGTGCCTTCCGAAGGTGCCGGATTTCCGCAGCCCCGTTCCCGGCCACGCCGCGCGCTGCGTGCTGGTGCCGGA
- a CDS encoding ABC transporter ATP-binding protein, whose protein sequence is MTDPVIGLDPLPDVGGPAQPLLTVRGLTKHFPLKSGFFGRKAGVVQAVDSLDFEVRKGETLGIVGESGCGKSTTSRLVMALMAPTAGEVIFDGRAVGGRELPLKEYRRQVQMVFQDSYASLNPRLTIEESIAFSPEVHGLARRDARGRARDLLAAVGLNPDGLARRYPHELSGGQRQRVNIARALALRPRLVILDEPVSALDKSVEAQVLNLLQNLKAEFGLTYIFISHDLNVVQYMSDRVLVMYLGKVAEVGPVGAIYAAAAHPYTAALLASRPSMDPDQRRTEPPLTGDPPNPINPPSGCRFHTRCGSAEPVCSTVVPPLHPAPAGQSAACLMVVPGSGHSRAPKVAA, encoded by the coding sequence ATGACCGACCCCGTGATCGGACTGGATCCCCTGCCGGATGTCGGCGGCCCCGCGCAGCCGCTGCTGACGGTGCGCGGTCTGACGAAGCACTTCCCGCTGAAATCTGGCTTCTTCGGCCGGAAGGCCGGGGTGGTGCAGGCGGTGGACTCCCTCGACTTCGAGGTTCGCAAGGGCGAGACGCTCGGGATCGTCGGGGAGTCCGGCTGCGGCAAGTCCACCACCTCCCGCCTCGTCATGGCGCTGATGGCGCCGACGGCGGGGGAGGTGATCTTCGACGGTCGGGCGGTGGGCGGGCGCGAGCTGCCGCTGAAAGAGTACCGCCGCCAGGTGCAGATGGTGTTCCAGGACAGCTACGCCTCACTCAACCCGAGGCTGACCATCGAGGAATCCATTGCCTTCTCGCCGGAGGTGCACGGGCTGGCGCGGCGCGACGCCCGGGGCCGTGCGCGGGATCTGCTGGCCGCGGTCGGGCTGAACCCCGACGGCTTGGCGCGGCGCTACCCGCACGAGCTCTCCGGCGGCCAGCGCCAGCGCGTGAACATCGCACGCGCCCTCGCGCTGCGCCCGCGGCTGGTGATCCTGGACGAGCCGGTCTCGGCCCTGGACAAGTCGGTGGAGGCGCAGGTGCTGAACCTGCTGCAGAACCTGAAGGCGGAGTTCGGCCTTACCTACATCTTCATCAGCCACGACCTGAACGTGGTGCAGTACATGTCGGACCGCGTGCTGGTCATGTATCTCGGCAAGGTGGCGGAGGTCGGGCCGGTGGGGGCCATCTACGCCGCAGCCGCCCACCCCTATACCGCCGCGCTGCTGGCCAGCCGCCCTTCCATGGACCCGGATCAGCGCCGCACGGAGCCGCCGCTGACAGGCGACCCGCCCAACCCGATCAACCCGCCCTCCGGCTGCCGCTTCCACACCCGCTGCGGCTCCGCCGAGCCGGTCTGCTCCACGGTCGTGCCGCCGCTGCACCCCGCCCCGGCCGGCCAGAGCGCCGCCTGCCTGATGGTGGTGCCGGGTAGCGGCCACAGCCGCGCCCCGAAGGTGGCGGCATGA
- a CDS encoding ABC transporter substrate-binding protein — protein sequence MTTTRRAWLMAGALLLGMGGGMGGGAAMAQERVLRIGMTAADIPRTSGQPDQGFEGNRFTGIPMYDGLVNWDLSSAERPSVIIPGLATEWRVDETDRTKWRFTLRQGVKFHDGSAFNAAAVVWNVQKVLDQSAPHYDPAQVGLTASRMPTLRSARAISEFEVELTTSEPDSFLPINLTNLYMASPAHWAAKLAAVSAGVTDARQRSNQAWAAFAAEPSGTGPFRGVRLVPRERFEMVANREYWDPARRPKVDRVVLLPIPEANTRTAALLGNQVDWIEAPAPDALPQITGRGFRIYQNAQPHVWPWQFSFAEGSPWLDRRVRHAANLCVNREELKTLLSGQMEIPKGTVAPGHPWWGNPSFDIRYDLREAQRLMREAGFGPQRRLSVRVLTSASGSGQMQPLTMNEYVQQALRECFFDVQLEVGEWNAIFNNWREGARSPGARGANATNISFAAMDPFFAMVRFVATSAQPPVSNNWGYFSNPEFDAIITRARTTFDAAGRDTALAELHKRIVEEAPFLWVAHDVGPRAISPRVTGVVQPRSWFIDIATMGMN from the coding sequence ATGACGACGACGCGGCGGGCGTGGCTGATGGCCGGTGCCCTGCTTCTCGGCATGGGCGGGGGCATGGGCGGCGGCGCGGCGATGGCGCAGGAGAGGGTGCTGCGGATCGGCATGACGGCCGCCGACATCCCCCGCACCTCCGGCCAGCCGGACCAGGGCTTCGAGGGCAACCGCTTCACCGGCATCCCCATGTACGACGGCCTGGTGAACTGGGACCTATCCTCCGCCGAGCGCCCTTCCGTCATCATCCCCGGCCTGGCGACCGAGTGGCGCGTGGACGAGACGGACAGGACAAAGTGGCGCTTCACCCTGCGCCAGGGCGTCAAGTTCCATGACGGCAGCGCCTTCAACGCCGCCGCCGTGGTGTGGAACGTTCAGAAGGTGCTGGATCAGTCCGCGCCGCACTACGATCCGGCACAGGTGGGCCTGACTGCCAGCCGCATGCCGACGCTCCGCTCCGCCCGCGCCATCTCGGAGTTCGAGGTGGAGCTGACGACGAGCGAGCCCGACAGCTTCCTGCCCATCAACCTCACCAACCTCTACATGGCCTCTCCCGCGCACTGGGCGGCGAAGCTGGCGGCGGTGTCGGCAGGCGTGACGGACGCGCGGCAGCGCTCCAACCAGGCCTGGGCGGCCTTCGCGGCGGAGCCCTCCGGCACCGGCCCCTTCCGCGGCGTGCGGCTTGTCCCGCGGGAGCGCTTCGAGATGGTGGCGAACCGGGAGTACTGGGACCCGGCGCGCCGCCCGAAGGTGGACCGCGTGGTGCTGCTGCCCATCCCCGAGGCGAACACCCGCACCGCCGCGCTGCTCGGCAACCAGGTGGACTGGATCGAGGCGCCGGCGCCGGACGCCCTGCCCCAGATCACCGGCCGCGGCTTCCGCATCTACCAGAACGCCCAGCCGCATGTCTGGCCCTGGCAGTTCTCCTTCGCCGAGGGCTCGCCCTGGCTGGACCGGCGCGTGCGCCACGCCGCCAACCTCTGCGTGAACCGCGAGGAGCTGAAGACCCTTCTCTCCGGCCAGATGGAAATCCCGAAGGGCACGGTGGCGCCGGGCCATCCCTGGTGGGGCAACCCGTCCTTCGATATCCGGTACGACCTGCGCGAGGCGCAGCGCCTGATGCGGGAGGCCGGCTTCGGCCCGCAGCGCCGGCTCTCGGTGCGCGTGCTCACCTCCGCCTCGGGCTCCGGCCAGATGCAGCCGCTGACGATGAACGAGTACGTGCAGCAGGCGCTGCGCGAGTGCTTCTTCGACGTGCAGCTGGAGGTCGGCGAGTGGAACGCGATCTTCAACAACTGGCGCGAGGGGGCGCGCAGCCCCGGTGCCCGCGGGGCGAACGCCACCAACATCAGCTTCGCCGCGATGGACCCGTTCTTCGCGATGGTCCGCTTCGTCGCAACCTCGGCGCAGCCGCCAGTCTCGAACAACTGGGGCTACTTCTCCAACCCCGAGTTCGACGCGATTATCACCCGCGCCCGCACCACCTTCGACGCGGCCGGGCGCGACACGGCGCTCGCGGAGCTGCACAAGCGCATCGTGGAGGAGGCGCCCTTCCTGTGGGTGGCGCATGACGTCGGCCCCCGCGCCATCTCTCCGCGCGTCACCGGCGTGGTCCAGCCGCGCAGCTGGTTCATCGACATCGCGACGATGGGGATGAACTAG
- a CDS encoding MFS transporter codes for MTGPEGGAWRAPLALLLGLAVAALPGTVFALLQPQHMQRLALPLAALALLQPLYGLGLLLGALPAASLAGRAGPRRAFLGAVVLVVALSLATALPLELPVLMGLRLLQGAASAGLLVAGLALIRPVFGPVLDSILGPVLGAARLAPGFALAVVAGLLGMVALQMLSGLGMSLLGTPGLALPGLALAAAALLLGLGALPDDPARQRFDPLGALLNLLCLGPFLAALYTLPFRPLRGLVLLALGLIALVLWILQAGRRSAPLLPLDLLARPGLARAAGAALLGGLAITAVTTSAVSRLMAGWELSSEWLQYPLLAAALGAVGGALAAGWRLERPAPAGALLLAACAALLVVARGGAAVALLVMLAFGLGRGLFETGNALQLVGGAPANRGPAAAGLLVAAGALGGVLAPFVTLLLPLLWLAATELGPLDPTAPGLVLAALAALLAAWLSAGSPGGEGYGEPGAVGAAEEMTERVLDAPDGRRRVRIVRRGGLRALVVEERFEPPLEGGPAMGGWRAVPEEASFFADAATAEREARARYPWLGR; via the coding sequence ATGACGGGACCGGAAGGCGGGGCCTGGCGGGCGCCCCTGGCGCTTCTGCTGGGGCTGGCGGTGGCGGCGCTGCCGGGCACGGTCTTCGCGCTGCTGCAGCCCCAGCACATGCAGCGCCTGGCGCTTCCGTTGGCGGCCCTCGCGCTGCTCCAGCCCCTGTACGGTCTCGGCCTCCTCCTCGGGGCACTGCCGGCCGCTTCCCTGGCGGGGCGCGCCGGGCCGCGCCGCGCCTTCCTCGGTGCGGTCGTCCTCGTCGTCGCGCTCTCGCTTGCCACGGCGCTGCCCCTGGAGCTCCCGGTGCTGATGGGGCTGCGGCTGCTGCAGGGCGCGGCCTCCGCCGGGCTGCTCGTGGCCGGCCTCGCCCTGATCCGGCCGGTCTTTGGGCCGGTTTTGGACTCGATCCTGGGGCCGGTCCTCGGCGCGGCACGGCTTGCTCCGGGCTTCGCGCTGGCCGTCGTGGCCGGCCTTCTCGGCATGGTGGCCCTCCAGATGCTCTCGGGCCTCGGCATGTCCCTGCTCGGCACGCCCGGGCTCGCCCTGCCCGGGCTGGCGCTGGCCGCGGCCGCCCTGCTGCTGGGCCTCGGGGCCCTGCCGGACGACCCGGCCCGGCAGCGCTTCGACCCGCTCGGGGCCCTGCTGAACCTCCTCTGCCTCGGCCCTTTCCTCGCGGCCCTCTACACGCTGCCCTTCCGGCCTCTGCGGGGCCTCGTCCTGCTCGCCCTTGGCCTAATCGCCCTCGTGCTCTGGATCCTTCAGGCGGGGCGGCGCTCCGCGCCCCTGCTGCCGCTGGACCTGCTGGCGCGGCCGGGGCTGGCGCGCGCGGCGGGGGCGGCGCTGCTCGGCGGCCTCGCGATCACGGCCGTCACCACCTCGGCCGTGTCCAGACTGATGGCGGGATGGGAGCTGTCGTCGGAGTGGCTGCAGTACCCTCTCCTCGCCGCCGCACTGGGGGCGGTGGGCGGCGCGCTGGCCGCCGGTTGGCGCCTGGAGAGGCCCGCGCCGGCCGGGGCGCTTCTCCTGGCCGCGTGCGCGGCGCTGCTGGTCGTCGCCCGGGGCGGCGCGGCGGTCGCCCTGCTGGTGATGCTCGCCTTCGGGCTCGGGCGCGGGCTGTTCGAGACGGGCAACGCCCTGCAGCTTGTCGGGGGCGCGCCGGCCAACCGGGGACCCGCCGCGGCCGGGCTCCTCGTCGCGGCCGGCGCGCTCGGCGGCGTGCTCGCGCCCTTCGTCACCCTCCTGCTGCCCCTCCTCTGGCTCGCGGCGACCGAACTGGGCCCGTTGGACCCGACGGCCCCCGGGCTGGTCCTGGCGGCCCTGGCCGCGTTGCTGGCGGCCTGGCTGAGCGCGGGCTCGCCGGGCGGGGAGGGGTACGGCGAGCCGGGGGCGGTGGGCGCTGCGGAGGAGATGACCGAGAGGGTGCTGGACGCGCCCGATGGCCGGCGCCGGGTCCGCATCGTCCGGCGCGGCGGGCTCCGCGCCCTCGTCGTCGAGGAGAGGTTCGAGCCGCCGCTGGAAGGCGGGCCCGCGATGGGCGGATGGCGCGCCGTGCCGGAGGAGGCGTCCTTCTTCGCCGATGCCGCCACCGCCGAGCGGGAGGCCCGCGCCCGATATCCCTGGCTCGGACGCTGA